A DNA window from Labilithrix sp. contains the following coding sequences:
- a CDS encoding hemerythrin domain-containing protein codes for MNAIDLLKQQHKKTTAALEKAHESGAAPAELKKMADELVAHMVIEEHIFYPRVKQLMKSMINESFEEHAVARFELARLLQASGEDKKTRALVLKELLEHHIEEEEKEMFPKVKRDIPAAELDALGVKMHAAFETAVAKGLEAFFQPSRPARRTGTNGATAAHAR; via the coding sequence ATGAACGCGATTGATCTACTGAAACAACAGCACAAGAAGACCACGGCGGCGCTCGAGAAGGCGCACGAGAGCGGTGCTGCGCCGGCGGAGCTCAAGAAGATGGCGGACGAGCTCGTCGCGCACATGGTGATCGAGGAGCATATTTTCTACCCCCGCGTGAAACAGCTCATGAAGAGCATGATCAACGAGTCCTTCGAGGAGCACGCGGTCGCGCGCTTCGAGCTGGCGCGCCTCCTCCAGGCGAGCGGCGAGGACAAGAAGACGCGCGCCCTCGTCCTGAAGGAGCTCCTCGAGCATCACATCGAAGAAGAGGAGAAGGAGATGTTCCCGAAGGTGAAGAGGGACATCCCCGCCGCCGAGCTCGACGCGCTCGGCGTGAAGATGCACGCGGCCTTCGAGACCGCGGTCGCGAAGGGCCTCGAGGCCTTCTTCCAGCCTTCGCGCCCCGCGCGTCGCACCGGCACCAACGGCGCGACCGCAGCCCACGCGCGCTGA